CGCTTGAGGAATGCTTCGTAGCTGAGTCTCGTGTACGGCTCCGGGCTGGGCATGTCGGCCTGGACATCCGAGATCAGTTCGTGCAGCTTACGGTCCCGGTCGGGTTCTGTTTCCAGCTCGCGCATGGTCCGGATTCCGATGCCCTGAATCTGGATGCGCTCTTCGACACCGGTAAACGGCGCCGAGTCGAACCTCGACACGTCCAGTTCCGACTCCCAGCAGCGGGACTCATCCCGGAAACCCCGAGCTTCCAGGAACCGGATACGGCCGGCCATGTCCTCACCGGCAATCGCTCGCAGCGAGAGCGGGTCGTACTGCGCGACCTCACGCGCCACGCACTCGTAGAGCGCGGAACCGATGCCCCGGCGCTGGAAATCGGGCAGCACGCTCAGCGTGAGCGAGTACCGCCGCGGATGATACGATGTTGCCGGTTGGTCGAAGCAGCCGAAGCCGACCACGCGGCCGCCGACTTCTCCGACCCAGCGCTCCCGTCGGCACCGTTTCTCGCGATCCCGGTCATCGATCTGCAGCTCGCCCGGCGTCGTCGGATAGTCCGGGTAATTGGCATTCCATATCTCGGCCAGGGCCGCGTAGTCAGCCGGAGCAAACTGCCTGATGACCAGGCTCATCGGTTGCGGGGTGGTGTCACTCATTCCCTCAGAGTCGCGTCCGCGTCGGATCTCATCCTCATCCGAGCCGCTCTTCGCCCCTCGTTCCGCACCCATCACTCATCGCTTATCGTTCATCACTCTCCG
The bacterium DNA segment above includes these coding regions:
- a CDS encoding GNAT family N-acetyltransferase, producing MGAERGAKSGSDEDEIRRGRDSEGMSDTTPQPMSLVIRQFAPADYAALAEIWNANYPDYPTTPGELQIDDRDREKRCRRERWVGEVGGRVVGFGCFDQPATSYHPRRYSLTLSVLPDFQRRGIGSALYECVAREVAQYDPLSLRAIAGEDMAGRIRFLEARGFRDESRCWESELDVSRFDSAPFTGVEERIQIQGIGIRTMRELETEPDRDRKLHELISDVQADMPSPEPYTRLSYEAFLKRMRGDENLLPDAFFVAVDGGDYVGVHFLRQVPGSRALMTGDTGVTRTHRRRGLALALKLRGIGYARAHGHPFIRTLNDSSNQSILALNHRLGFRRSLAWVGFIKEFTGPSTGTGGV